The nucleotide window TGGGCCGCGACCTGGGCGCCATGCCCGGACTATACGAAATCCTGCGGGCCTTTCACGGCCGGCTGAAGCTGGCGGTCGGCACCGGCGCCCAGCAAGAGTTCCTCGACATCGCCCTCGACACGCTGCGCATTCGCGGTTATTTCGCTGTCCTGCAGACGGCCGACGGCCTCGATCGCGGTAAGCCCGATCCCGAGATCTACAGTATCGCCTGCCGCCGGCTCGGGCTGCCGTCGGGGGAGTGCCTTGTGCTTGAGGACGCCCGCAACGGCGTTTTGGCCGGCAAGGCCGCCGGCTGCCCAGTCATCGCCGTTCCCAACGACTACACCCGCGGCCAGGACTTCTCCGAGGCCGACTGGGTCGAGCCCGACCTCTTCGCCGCGGCAGGGAGGATCGAAAAATTGCTGGAATAGCCTCTCCTCAAGATTGACAGGAATAATTTGGCTTTTCATTTTAAATTATATTTTCAACAAATGCTGAAAAATTTTATTTACTGAAATTTGCTTGACAAATGATATTTTTCATCATATTATATATTTTCAGCAAATGCTGAAAGATGGCAAATAAATGAAAGATAATGAGAGTAGCTGTTCAGAAAAAGCCCGGGATTCTTTGCGGGGATATTTGGCGGAAATCGCCTTTATTAGTAATCTGAAATGGAAAAGAGAGTTTCGTCTGGCCAACCTGGAAGCGGATTGGCTGGTTACCATGAAGATCGCCGATCAATCGCGTCAACTGCTTGTGGAAGTGAAGAACAGCGGGCAGCCGCGGCTAGCGCATGAAGCTGTGAATCATTTGCTGCGTCTGAAAGAAAAATTGCCCCAGGCATATCCCGTGTTCATGGCGCCTTTCATATCAGAACGTTCCGCTGAAATCTGTATCCAGGAAAACGTCGGCTATGCCGATTTTGCCGGGAACTGCCGGCTCGAATTCGACACTATGTTTATCGGGCATCGCGGTCAGGCCAATCCTTTCATTCAAAAGAGGTATTTGCGTTCCTTCTATTCGCCCAAAGCGGCCCGCATATTGCGGGTGCTGCTGAAGGATCCGCGGCAAGCCTGGAAGTTACAACCCCTGGCGCAAGTAGCCCGGGTGAGCCTGGGGCAGACGGCCAATGTCAAAAAAATGCTCCTTGATCGGGAATGGCTGCAGGCTGTGGATGATGGAATTCTATTGCGGGAACCGGGAAAACTCCTGAAGGAATGGAGCGAACATTACTCCTTCAAAAAAAATTTCATGCAAGAATATTATTCTTTGTCGGTCATTCCGGAAATCGAAGAGAGGATTGCCGCTTACTGCCG belongs to Candidatus Aminicenantes bacterium and includes:
- a CDS encoding HAD family phosphatase → MLHLPIQRPSALIFDMDGLMIDSERLYFAAEREMAAAYGKEIRNEQLWPLMGRKPIEALGLLRGILGIDTPADELFAWRNRLMLEKMGRDLGAMPGLYEILRAFHGRLKLAVGTGAQQEFLDIALDTLRIRGYFAVLQTADGLDRGKPDPEIYSIACRRLGLPSGECLVLEDARNGVLAGKAAGCPVIAVPNDYTRGQDFSEADWVEPDLFAAAGRIEKLLE
- a CDS encoding type IV toxin-antitoxin system AbiEi family antitoxin — translated: MKDNESSCSEKARDSLRGYLAEIAFISNLKWKREFRLANLEADWLVTMKIADQSRQLLVEVKNSGQPRLAHEAVNHLLRLKEKLPQAYPVFMAPFISERSAEICIQENVGYADFAGNCRLEFDTMFIGHRGQANPFIQKRYLRSFYSPKAARILRVLLKDPRQAWKLQPLAQVARVSLGQTANVKKMLLDREWLQAVDDGILLREPGKLLKEWSEHYSFKKNFMQEYYSLSVIPEIEERIAAYCRNHDVDYAFTGFSGAARLAPAVKYNRVMVFIAGDWSKIVRDLDFKAVSSGANVMFLKPFDDAIFFTSESIQGVRIAAPIQLYLDLIGFRGRGEEAAETLFQEVIKKTW